The DNA region CGGTGTGCTGATGGCAGAAAAGAAAAGCAAAAAGAAATTCGCTGTTCCTGCAATCATCACAATGGTGTGCGTTCATGACGACGAGATAATGAACGATTCAGCAGATTTTGAACTTACGACCAAGGGTGTTTTTTCACGCGACGGTGACAGATTCAGCATCAGCTATGAGGATTCGGAAGCTACAGGGTTTGAAAATTCAACTACGATAATAGAGGTTGAAGGAGCGGTAAACGCATCAGTAAGACGTGAAGGTGAGACTCCGTCCGAACTTATACT from Ruminococcus sp. HUN007 includes:
- a CDS encoding DUF1934 domain-containing protein translates to MAEKKSKKKFAVPAIITMVCVHDDEIMNDSADFELTTKGVFSRDGDRFSISYEDSEATGFENSTTIIEVEGAVNASVRREGETPSELILETEKKHHCHYGTPYGNLMLGVYTKLIDNRLGDKGGKLELRYVIDSNGAFVSENWINLSVEPENV